In one window of Nocardiopsis aegyptia DNA:
- a CDS encoding TlyA family RNA methyltransferase: protein MAKRTRLDAELVRRGHARSRGHAAEIIESGFVRVAGIIASKAATQVGTDQPIVVRTPSDEPSYVSRGAHKLIGALDAFSLDVSARRALDAGASTGGFTDVLLRRGAAHVTAVDVGYGQLAWALRSNDRVRVMERVNVRELTPEQIGEPRPTLVVGDLSFISLTLVLRPLKDCVAPDADFVLMVKPQFEVGKQRVGAGGVVREPALRAEAVADVAAHALTLGLGTVGVTASPLPGPSGNVEYFLWMRAGASPLDPDALTRAIEEGPR, encoded by the coding sequence ATGGCAAAACGAACTCGGCTCGACGCGGAACTGGTCCGCCGCGGTCACGCACGCTCCCGGGGCCACGCGGCCGAGATCATCGAGAGCGGATTCGTCCGCGTCGCCGGGATCATCGCGTCCAAGGCCGCGACCCAGGTCGGCACCGACCAGCCCATCGTCGTGCGCACCCCCTCGGACGAACCCTCCTACGTCTCGCGCGGCGCCCACAAGCTCATCGGCGCCCTGGACGCCTTCTCCCTGGACGTGTCCGCCCGCCGGGCCCTGGACGCGGGCGCCTCCACCGGCGGTTTCACGGACGTGCTGCTGCGCCGCGGCGCCGCGCACGTCACGGCCGTGGACGTGGGCTACGGCCAGTTGGCGTGGGCGCTGCGCAGCAACGACCGGGTCCGTGTCATGGAGCGCGTCAACGTCCGTGAGCTCACCCCCGAGCAGATCGGTGAGCCGCGTCCCACCCTCGTCGTCGGCGACCTGTCGTTCATCTCCCTCACACTGGTCCTGCGCCCCCTGAAGGACTGTGTCGCGCCCGACGCCGACTTCGTCCTGATGGTCAAGCCCCAGTTCGAGGTGGGCAAGCAGCGGGTCGGCGCGGGGGGCGTGGTCCGCGAGCCCGCGCTGCGCGCCGAGGCCGTCGCCGACGTCGCCGCGCACGCGCTCACCCTGGGACTGGGCACCGTCGGCGTGACCGCGAGCCCGCTACCGGGGCCCTCGGGCAACGTCGAGTACTTCCTGTGGATGCGCGCCGGAGCATCGCCGTTGGACCCCGACGCGCTCACCCGCGCCATCGAGGAGGGGCCGCGCTAG
- the steA gene encoding putative cytokinetic ring protein SteA, which yields MRFRRSRADAPSGLVAPVHSDRRTKNLTKRLRPGDIAVIDHVDLDRVSAEALVDCGVAAVLNVAPSISGRYPNQGPQLLVEAGIPLVDEVDAEVFTRVRDGERLRLDGGGLYRGDELLALGRPQTPESVAAAMTEARAGLATQLEAFAANTMAYLQRERDLLLDGIGIPAIETDMEGRHVLIVVRGYHYREDLVALRPYIREFHPVIIAVDGGADAVMEAGYRPDIIVGDFDSVSDQALTSGAELVVHAYRDGRAPGLPRLTALGHTAVVFPATGTSEDVAMMLADGSGAALIVAVGTHATLEEFLDKGRSGMASTFLTRLRVGGKLVDAKGVSRLYRSRISPWALLVLVAASLFTIVVAAYSSPAGQVYLTFLAARWDAFSYWLTGLLT from the coding sequence ATGCGGTTCCGCCGCTCTCGGGCGGACGCTCCCTCCGGGCTGGTCGCACCCGTCCACTCGGACCGCCGCACCAAGAACCTGACCAAGCGGCTGCGCCCCGGCGACATCGCGGTCATCGACCATGTGGATCTCGACCGGGTGAGCGCCGAGGCGCTGGTCGACTGCGGTGTGGCGGCGGTGCTCAACGTCGCGCCCAGCATCAGCGGCCGCTATCCCAACCAGGGGCCGCAACTGCTGGTGGAGGCGGGCATCCCGCTGGTGGACGAGGTCGACGCGGAGGTCTTCACGCGGGTCCGCGACGGCGAGCGCCTGCGGCTGGACGGCGGCGGGCTCTACCGCGGCGACGAACTGCTGGCGCTCGGCCGGCCCCAGACCCCCGAGTCCGTGGCGGCCGCCATGACCGAGGCCCGGGCCGGTCTGGCCACCCAGTTGGAGGCCTTCGCCGCGAACACGATGGCCTACCTGCAGCGTGAGCGGGACCTGCTGCTGGACGGGATCGGCATCCCCGCCATCGAGACCGACATGGAGGGCCGCCACGTCCTCATCGTGGTCCGCGGCTACCACTACCGGGAGGACCTGGTCGCCCTGCGGCCCTACATCCGCGAGTTCCACCCGGTCATCATCGCCGTGGACGGGGGCGCCGACGCGGTGATGGAGGCCGGGTACCGGCCCGACATCATTGTCGGCGACTTCGACTCGGTCTCGGACCAGGCGTTGACCAGCGGCGCGGAGCTGGTCGTGCACGCCTACCGGGACGGGCGGGCACCCGGCCTGCCGCGGCTGACCGCCCTGGGCCACACCGCGGTGGTCTTCCCCGCGACCGGCACCAGCGAGGACGTGGCGATGATGCTCGCCGACGGCTCCGGTGCCGCCCTGATCGTGGCGGTGGGCACGCACGCCACCCTGGAGGAGTTCCTCGACAAGGGCCGGTCCGGTATGGCCAGCACCTTCCTCACCCGGCTCCGAGTGGGCGGCAAGCTCGTGGACGCCAAGGGGGTGAGCCGCCTGTACCGCTCCCGGATCTCGCCGTGGGCGCTGCTGGTCCTGGTGGCCGCGTCCCTGTTCACCATCGTCGTCGCCGCCTACAGCTCACCGGCCGGGCAGGTCTACCTCACGTTTCTCGCGGCGCGCTGGGACGCGTTCTCCTACTGGTTGACGGGGCTGTTGACGTGA
- the recN gene encoding DNA repair protein RecN, giving the protein MLEEVRIKGLGVIDDAVLELSPGLTVVTGETGAGKTMVVTGLGLLFGGRADPQRVRPGAGRAVVEGRLTVPDGGRVATRVLDAGGDIEDDVLILTRAVSAEGRSRATMGGRSAPVSLLAYLADDLVAVHGQSDQQRLLRTDRQRSALDRFAGEALHKALKQYSVAYRRHREVETELEELVERARERAQEADMLRFGVEEITAAEPQPGEDAELLAEETRLAHADGLRVAATTAHEALAGDPASDVEVDVAALLSAARQAVAAVREHDPELASIGDRLDEASYILTDAATELASYAESVDADPARLAAVQERRALLTQLSRKYGATTDDVLAWAEDAAKRLANLEGDDERIEALRAEAEDLHERLESSAQELTRIRTEAAERFGSAVTEELTALAMPHARVSVRIQTGEEFGQHGRDEVELLLAPHPSSPPLALHKGASGGELSRVMLAIEVVFAGADPVPTFVFDEVDAGVGGKAAVEIGRRLARLAQRAQVIVVTHLPQVAAFADAHLVVEKSTEGLVTESGVVRLDRGGRVRELSRMLAGLEDSELGRAHAEELLSNADPERAYPAA; this is encoded by the coding sequence GTGCTCGAAGAAGTCCGCATCAAGGGACTCGGAGTCATTGACGACGCCGTACTGGAGTTGTCGCCGGGGCTGACCGTCGTCACCGGCGAGACCGGTGCGGGAAAGACCATGGTCGTCACCGGTCTCGGGTTGCTCTTCGGGGGGCGGGCCGACCCCCAGCGGGTCCGTCCCGGTGCCGGGCGCGCCGTCGTCGAGGGCCGTCTCACCGTTCCGGACGGCGGCCGTGTGGCGACGCGTGTGCTGGACGCCGGCGGCGACATCGAGGACGACGTGCTCATCCTGACCCGCGCGGTCTCGGCGGAGGGCCGCTCGCGCGCCACCATGGGCGGGCGTTCCGCCCCGGTGAGCCTGCTGGCCTATCTCGCCGACGACCTGGTGGCCGTGCACGGCCAGTCCGACCAGCAGAGGCTGCTGCGCACCGACCGGCAGCGCTCGGCCCTGGACCGTTTCGCGGGGGAGGCCCTGCACAAGGCGTTGAAGCAGTACTCCGTGGCCTACCGCCGCCACCGCGAGGTGGAGACGGAACTGGAGGAGCTGGTGGAGCGGGCGCGCGAGCGCGCGCAGGAGGCCGACATGCTCCGTTTCGGTGTGGAGGAGATCACCGCGGCCGAACCCCAGCCGGGCGAGGACGCGGAGCTGTTGGCCGAGGAGACGCGGCTGGCCCACGCCGACGGTCTGCGGGTGGCCGCCACCACCGCCCACGAGGCGCTGGCGGGCGATCCCGCCTCGGACGTGGAGGTCGACGTGGCCGCGCTGCTGTCGGCGGCGCGCCAGGCCGTGGCCGCGGTGCGTGAGCACGACCCGGAGTTGGCCTCCATCGGGGACCGGTTGGACGAGGCGTCCTACATCCTCACCGACGCCGCCACGGAGCTGGCCTCCTATGCCGAGTCGGTCGATGCCGACCCGGCGCGCCTGGCGGCGGTGCAGGAGCGCCGGGCGCTGCTGACCCAGCTCTCGCGCAAGTACGGGGCGACCACCGACGACGTCCTGGCCTGGGCCGAGGACGCCGCCAAGCGGTTGGCGAACCTGGAGGGCGACGACGAGCGGATCGAGGCCCTGCGGGCCGAGGCCGAGGACCTGCACGAGCGGTTGGAGTCCTCCGCCCAGGAGCTCACCCGGATCCGTACCGAGGCGGCCGAGAGGTTCGGGTCGGCGGTGACCGAGGAGCTCACGGCGCTGGCGATGCCGCACGCCCGGGTCAGTGTGCGCATCCAGACGGGTGAGGAGTTCGGCCAGCACGGCCGTGACGAGGTGGAGCTGCTGTTGGCGCCCCATCCCAGTTCTCCGCCGCTGGCGCTGCACAAGGGCGCCTCGGGTGGTGAGCTCTCGCGGGTGATGCTGGCCATCGAGGTCGTCTTCGCCGGGGCCGACCCCGTTCCCACGTTCGTCTTCGACGAGGTGGACGCCGGTGTGGGCGGCAAGGCGGCCGTGGAGATCGGTCGGCGCCTGGCCCGGCTGGCCCAGCGGGCCCAGGTCATCGTGGTCACCCACCTGCCGCAGGTGGCGGCGTTCGCCGACGCCCATCTGGTGGTGGAGAAGTCCACGGAGGGCCTGGTCACCGAGAGCGGTGTGGTCCGTCTGGACCGCGGCGGGCGGGTGCGGGAGCTGTCCCGGATGCTCGCCGGGCTGGAGGACTCCGAGCTGGGGCGCGCCCACGCCGAGGAGCTGCTCAGCAACGCCGACCCCGAGCGCGCCTACCCGGCGGCCTGA
- a CDS encoding NAD kinase, giving the protein MTSGRSVLLLAHTGRPAALRSADLVHRSLTRAGLTVRMLKGEVEELAAAGCALAPIEAVEPADAAHGVELVMVLGGDGTLLRAAELARPAGAPLLGVNLGHVGFLAEAEREDLGATVRSVVDRDYDVEERMTLDVAVFNGGRAEGTPTVRTWALNEATLEKGESRRIVEAVLEIDGRPLSRWACDGVVCATPTGSTAHAFSAGGPVVWPDVEALMVVPLSAHALFARPLVVGPQATVALEVLPDTAPGVLWCDGRRMVELPAGARIEITRADTPVRLARLHRAPFTDRLVAKFGLPVAGWRGRVEQGR; this is encoded by the coding sequence ATGACCAGCGGACGCAGTGTCCTTCTGCTGGCGCACACGGGTCGGCCCGCGGCACTGCGCAGCGCCGATCTGGTCCACAGGAGCCTGACCCGTGCCGGGCTCACCGTGCGCATGCTCAAGGGCGAGGTGGAGGAGCTGGCGGCCGCCGGGTGCGCTCTGGCCCCCATCGAGGCGGTCGAGCCGGCCGACGCCGCCCACGGTGTCGAACTGGTCATGGTCCTGGGCGGGGACGGCACCCTGCTGCGGGCCGCCGAGCTCGCCCGCCCGGCCGGTGCGCCCCTGCTCGGCGTCAACCTGGGCCACGTGGGCTTCCTCGCCGAGGCCGAACGCGAGGACCTGGGCGCGACCGTGCGCAGTGTCGTGGACCGGGACTACGACGTCGAGGAGCGGATGACCCTCGACGTGGCCGTCTTCAACGGGGGCCGTGCCGAGGGCACGCCCACGGTGCGCACCTGGGCGCTGAACGAGGCCACCCTGGAGAAGGGCGAGTCGCGGCGCATCGTCGAGGCCGTCCTGGAGATCGACGGGCGTCCGCTGTCGCGGTGGGCCTGTGACGGTGTGGTGTGCGCGACGCCCACGGGTTCGACCGCGCACGCCTTCTCCGCGGGCGGTCCCGTGGTCTGGCCGGACGTGGAGGCGCTGATGGTCGTCCCGCTGAGCGCGCACGCCCTGTTCGCCCGTCCCCTGGTCGTGGGGCCGCAGGCCACGGTGGCGCTGGAGGTTCTGCCCGACACGGCGCCGGGCGTGCTCTGGTGTGATGGACGGCGTATGGTCGAATTGCCCGCAGGGGCACGAATCGAGATCACCCGTGCCGATACGCCGGTCCGGCTCGCCCGACTGCACCGGGCGCCGTTCACCGACCGGCTGGTGGCCAAGTTCGGTCTGCCGGTCGCCGGCTGGCGCGGGCGGGTCGAACAGGGCCGGTGA